A region from the Algoriphagus machipongonensis genome encodes:
- a CDS encoding CPBP family intramembrane glutamic endopeptidase has protein sequence MTETIHKQLTIKRGILAIVVMYACQLLAGIIISYGFKFFSPNNEVPIEILGLTSALLSGIMIITFFWWDIRKSGEPFYPEIGLQKSKIKKSKGLLLVLSALILTHFLAWIYRSLILPALGHEGIIGGGSKMFSYIKTNGGSLEMSGFLLLALLVGPIMEEVVFRGYLQSSLAKKIPSWAAILITSIVFTVGHNPMILWPMYFLYSATWGWILLRTGSLKMAILIHVLSNLFYAVVGFAGWDILA, from the coding sequence ATGACAGAAACTATACATAAGCAACTAACAATAAAACGGGGAATTCTGGCCATTGTGGTCATGTACGCATGTCAACTCCTAGCCGGAATTATTATCTCTTATGGGTTTAAGTTCTTTTCGCCTAATAATGAAGTTCCTATCGAGATCTTAGGACTCACTTCTGCTTTGCTAAGTGGCATCATGATAATTACTTTTTTCTGGTGGGATATCCGTAAATCAGGTGAACCTTTTTATCCTGAGATAGGACTTCAAAAAAGTAAGATTAAAAAAAGCAAAGGTCTTTTATTGGTTTTATCAGCATTGATATTAACGCACTTTTTGGCATGGATATATAGATCATTAATCTTACCTGCCTTAGGTCACGAAGGAATCATTGGAGGCGGCTCCAAGATGTTTAGCTACATCAAAACAAATGGAGGATCACTTGAAATGTCTGGTTTTTTACTACTAGCACTCCTTGTTGGACCCATTATGGAAGAAGTTGTATTTAGGGGATATTTGCAATCTTCACTAGCAAAGAAAATACCTTCCTGGGCTGCTATATTGATAACTTCTATTGTTTTTACCGTTGGTCATAATCCCATGATATTATGGCCCATGTATTTTCTGTATAGTGCAACATGGGGTTGGATCTTATTACGCACAGGCTCATTAAAAATGGCGATCCTAATTCATGTTCTAAGTAACTTATTTTATGCTGTTGTAGGTTTTGCGGGGTGGGATATTCTTG